A region of Campylobacter sp. MG1 DNA encodes the following proteins:
- a CDS encoding PD-(D/E)XK nuclease family protein yields the protein MIKKDLVITYSYAKAEFVKRHLKDFGLNAFTKCVTLESLYTDELDEFMLTYIIKQELGDVECSDFIYAYRQDLDIKDEYKDSFLKVKKACDELRKRFNLKCGFADVSDFNDIYVDEFYVDNICLYNNKFEEDFINNLNAKALKKFPKNNQIPKIYTYKDKITSIHEEVKLALSLAREFIQNKFSFRLVATSLSIYSRYFELYKTMAKIDVYSYHKSIVIDNDLLEQKTNAYMKKYEKYFSNLNKDFIKEYLSKKLSKDYPKNGIRLEELSEFIGSNELNERVILLGLDFENFPINSSDNVFLKKDIYKYNSYEFSKAVYENLKQNTKELYLLSTDYLNAKSVAKSIICKDDFTKAKFLKKRVLKDCFAFSPKVAKPVKLECKMSASKYNTLRLCPKRFLYESALGIKNDELEQSDLEPNEKGTIMHSCFEHIVKGWGDSFNKQNLAKNSIDLAFDDFLKKEKNGLKELNIYMKIYKNKLLKGVSNDDEPSAVAKFLKYYEDYRSENNINDTKTEFEFFLDKDLNPSDENNYYIKGFIDRLDIGDDFINIVDYKSSKKDKIDEKRMEQIKSYEDFQLGLYLLYASKKYPNMKYYKASLLTFNTKNLKTEFAFLEYSQEYLKGLEQEIKKLDEFIQKGEFKAKENDNCKYCPINNICDKGTNDE from the coding sequence ATGATTAAAAAAGATTTAGTGATAACTTATTCTTATGCTAAGGCAGAGTTTGTTAAAAGGCATTTAAAAGATTTTGGTTTAAATGCCTTTACTAAGTGTGTTACGCTTGAGAGTTTATACACTGATGAATTAGATGAATTTATGCTAACTTATATCATAAAGCAAGAATTAGGCGATGTAGAATGTAGTGATTTTATATACGCTTACAGGCAAGATTTAGATATAAAAGATGAATATAAAGATAGCTTTTTAAAGGTAAAAAAAGCCTGTGATGAGCTTAGAAAAAGATTTAATCTAAAGTGTGGATTTGCTGATGTCAGCGATTTTAACGATATTTATGTGGATGAGTTTTATGTGGATAATATATGTTTATATAACAACAAATTTGAAGAAGATTTTATAAACAATCTAAACGCAAAAGCCCTAAAAAAATTCCCTAAAAATAATCAAATCCCTAAAATCTACACCTACAAAGATAAAATCACAAGCATACACGAAGAAGTAAAACTAGCCTTAAGCCTAGCAAGAGAATTTATACAAAATAAGTTTAGCTTTAGGCTTGTTGCTACTTCTTTGAGTATTTATTCTAGATATTTTGAGCTTTATAAAACCATGGCAAAAATTGATGTGTATTCTTATCATAAAAGCATAGTAATTGATAATGACTTGCTAGAGCAAAAAACAAATGCTTATATGAAAAAATACGAAAAATATTTTTCTAATTTAAATAAAGATTTTATTAAAGAATACCTAAGCAAAAAGCTAAGCAAAGACTATCCAAAAAATGGCATAAGATTAGAAGAATTAAGCGAATTTATAGGTTCAAATGAGCTAAATGAAAGAGTTATTTTACTAGGACTAGATTTTGAAAATTTCCCTATTAATTCAAGCGATAATGTGTTTTTAAAAAAGGATATCTATAAATATAATTCTTATGAGTTTTCTAAAGCTGTTTATGAAAATCTAAAGCAAAATACAAAAGAATTATACCTACTAAGTACTGATTATCTAAACGCTAAAAGTGTAGCTAAGTCTATAATTTGTAAAGATGATTTTACTAAGGCCAAGTTTTTAAAAAAGCGTGTTTTAAAAGATTGTTTTGCTTTTAGTCCTAAAGTAGCTAAACCCGTGAAGCTAGAATGTAAAATGAGTGCTAGTAAATATAATACTCTAAGGCTTTGTCCTAAAAGATTTTTGTATGAAAGTGCTTTAGGGATAAAAAATGATGAATTAGAACAAAGCGATTTAGAGCCAAACGAAAAAGGCACTATAATGCATAGTTGTTTTGAGCATATTGTAAAAGGTTGGGGTGATAGTTTTAATAAACAAAACCTAGCAAAAAATAGCATTGATTTAGCATTTGATGATTTTTTAAAAAAAGAAAAAAATGGACTAAAAGAGCTAAATATTTATATGAAAATATATAAAAACAAGCTTTTAAAGGGTGTTAGCAACGATGATGAGCCTAGTGCGGTGGCTAAGTTTTTGAAATATTACGAAGATTATAGAAGTGAAAATAATATTAATGATACAAAAACTGAATTTGAGTTTTTCCTAGATAAAGATTTAAACCCTAGTGACGAGAATAATTATTATATAAAAGGCTTTATTGATAGACTTGACATAGGAGATGATTTTATAAATATCGTTGATTATAAAAGCAGTAAAAAGGACAAAATAGATGAAAAAAGAATGGAACAAATAAAGTCTTATGAAGATTTTCAACTAGGTTTATATTTGTTATACGCAAGTAAAAAATATCCAAATATGAAGTACTATAAAGCATCTTTACTCACATTTAACACAAAGAATTTGAAAACGGAATTTGCTTTTTTAGAATACAGCCAAGAGTATTTAAAGGGTTTAGAGCAAGAGATAAAAAAGCTTGATGAGTTTATACAAAAAGGCGAGTTTAAAGCTAAAGAAAACGATAATTGTAAATATTGTCCTATAAACAATATTTGCGATAAAGGAACAAATGATGAATAA